A region of the Paraburkholderia flava genome:
AGGCATTGACCGGAAACGGACACTCGAACGCGAACCAGACGCTCCTCGCGCAGTCGGTCATCACGCGGACCGCGACCGGCGGCAGCTATCCGCATCTGATGCAGAACATCGCGGCCGCGTACGCGAACGCGGTGTACTGGAAGGTCACCGGCAACACGACGCACGCCGACACAGCAGTGAAAATCATGAACAACTGGTCGTCGACGCTGACGCAGGTCACCGGCGACACGAACGCCGATCTCGCTGCCGGCATCTACGGCTACGAGTTCGCGATCGTCGGCGAGATCATGCGGACCTATCCGGGTCTGTCGGCGGCGAACCTGGCCGCCTTCCAGTCGATGATGAAGAACGTGTTCTATCCGACCAACCTCGACTTCCTGAATCGCCACAACGGTACGGACATCACGCATTACTGGGCCAACTGGGATCTGTGCAACATCGCATCGATGATGGCGATCGGCGTGCTGTGCGACGATCATTCGCTGTTCGACCAGGCCGTGAACTACTTCCTCTACGGCACCGGCAACGGCGCGATCCGCCAGGCTGTCTACTATCTGCATCCCGGCTATCTCGGACAATGGCAGGAGACCGGCCGCGATCAGGGACACACGACGCTCGGCATCGCACTCGCCGGCGCGATCTGCGAAATGGCGTGGAATCAGGGCGTCGATCTGTACGGCTACGACAACAACCGCTTTCTCGCCGGCGCGGAATATGTCGCGAAGTCCAATCTGTACGAACCGGACGGCACGACGATCTACACGGTGCCCTATCTGACCTACTCGAACCGCGACGTCACGCAGACACAGCTTTCGACCGCCTCGCAACCGACGCTGCGTCCGTGCTGGGCACTCGTCTACAACCACTACGTGAATCGCAAGGGACTGGCCGCGCCGTGGACAGAAAAGATGGCGCTAAACGTCGCGCCCGAAGGCGGCCCGACCGGCAACACGAGCGGGCCATTCGATCAGCTGGGCTACGGCACGCTGACCTTCACGCGCGATCCCGCGACACCGGCCACCGCGCCCAGCGGACTGACCGCGTGGCCGGAAGCCGGACAGGTCGCGCTGTCGTGGTGGGGCGTGGCCAGCGGCACGAGCTACAACGTGAAGCGCGCGGCGAAGTCAGGCGGCCCCTATACGACGATCGCGCAAAACATCACCGATCTGCTGACGTACACCGACAGCCCATCGGCAGGCACCTGGTACTACGTCGTGAGCGCGCAGACGTCGTCGGGTGAAAGCGCGAACTCGGCAGAAGTGGTCGCCGTCACTGCGGTGCAGTTGCACACGTGGCTGACGTTCGACGAAACGACCGGCACCGTAGCCGCCGATTCGAGCGGCAACACTCATACAGGTGCGCTCATCGGCGGCGTCACGCACGTGGCGGGCAAGTCGAACAACGCGATTTCACTCGACGGTTCGACCGGCTATGTGAACCTGCCCGACGATCTCATCGTCGACGTGGCGGACTTCACTATCGCGAGCTGGGTGAACTGGAACGGCGGCGCGGCATGGCAGCGCATTTTCGATTTCGGCTCGGGCACGGGACGCTACATGTACCTGTCGCCGAAGGGTGGTCCGAACAATCGCGTGCGCTTCGCGATCACGACCAACGGATCGTATGGCGAGTACCGCATCGACGGCACCGCTGCGTTGCCGACCGGTCAATGGACGCACATCGCGGTGACGCTGCAGGGCACGACGCTGACGCTCTACATCAACGGCGTCGCAGCGAACAGCGTCGCCAATGTTCCGTTTGCTCCGTGGCGCGTCGGCCCGACCGCGCAGAACTGGATCGGACGTTCGCAGTTTTCGGCGGACCCGTTTTTCAACGGACTCGTCGATGACTTCCGGATCTATCGCGGCGCGTTGTCGGCGAGCCAGGTCGAAGCGCTTGCACAAGGCACGTCGTCGGTCTGAATCGTGACGCGACGTTAGCCGTTTCGCGTCGGGGGCCTCCCTGGCCCCCGACGCTTCCCCCCTTCTCCCGACACCCCGCCGCCTGCTCCTCCGCATCAACCACCATTGACAACGACCGGTTGACAACCAACAATCCGGTCCATTATGTTGTATGACAACCGTTAACACACATGACTTCTCAGGATTCATGGAAATCAGCGAAAACTCAGCATTCAATTACAAAACAATCACTTGATGCATAAATTGGAGACGCGTGGATGTCAAACGAAAACAGAAAAAAGATCGGTTGTCGTATAAGTTATTTTCGTGATAATGCCCCTCGTTCACCGGCCCGGCGAAGCTTCATGATGTTCGCCGGGGCGTCGGCCGGAACGGCGCTGCTGGGCACGTTGCCCGGATGCGGCGGCGGCAACGGCATCAGCGGAACGGCGACGTCCACCGCATCGACCACGCCCCCGGTCGTCGATCCCATCTGGGGCACTGGCGGTGCAGCGACCCAGATCATTTCGTCGCTGTCGGCGATCACTCAATCGATGTTCCCGAGCGTCGACTTCCAGGTGACGAGTTTCGGTGCGCAACCCATCACGTCGCAGGTCGTACAGGCGACCGCGTGGAGTCCCGCGATCCCATGGCTCGGCCAGAGCGCATCGCCGGAGAGTCCGGGCGCGGAGCTGATGGTGTCGTCGTCGCTGACCGGCACGTCGTTCGATTCATACACGGCATTCAACGATGCGATCGCTGCGGCGAATTCGGCCGGCGGCGGACGCGTCGTCGTGCCTGCGGGGAACTGGTACTGCGGCGGCCCGATCGTTCTGCTCTCCAATGTGAATTTCCATCTGAGCGCCGGCTGCACGATCTACTTCAGCCCCAACCCGGCCGACTATGCGAAGGGCGGCTCACACACGACTGCGAACGGCAATCTGTACTGGACCCGCTGGCAGGCCAACGACTGCCTCAACTTCGGCTCGCCGGTCTACGCGTTCCAGCAGAACAACATCGCCGTGACCGGCGAAGGACCGAGCTCGATCCTCAACGGCCAGGCGATGACGCCCGTGCAGGCCAACGGCACGACCCCGACGTCGTGCTGGTGGACCTACAAGGGCACGACGGGCGCGTACGGTTGCGCCGGATCGTCGACGCCGTCGCAGGCCTACGTCAATCCGAACAACACGGCGCTCACGAGCCTCAGTGCATCGGTCACGACGAATCCGAATGCCGCCGCCCTCCTCCCGCTGCTCGACACCGGCACGTCGTGGGCGCAGGACCAGAACTATCTGCCGGCGTTGTCCGAACTCGGCGTCCCCGTCACCGATCGCATCTTCGGCAACGGCCACTTTCTGCGGCCGTGCATGGTGGAATTCATCGGCTGCACCAACGTGCTGATGGAGGACTATCACACGCAGAACACTCCGTTCTGGCAACACCACCCGACCGATTGCAAGAACGTCGTGATCCGTGGCGTGTTCGCCGACAGCATCGGCCCGAACAACGACGGCTTCGACCCCGACGCCTGCAACAACGTGCTCGCCGACACCGTCACGTTCAACACCGGCGACGACTGCATCGCGATCAAGTCGGGCAAGGCACTCGATATCGAATACGGCCCGGCACAGAATCACGTGATCCAGAACTGCACGATGAACAGCGGCCACGGCGGCCTCACGCTCGGCAGCGAAATGAGCGCAGGCGTGCAGAACATCTACGCACGCGATCTGAACATGCTGAACGAGAACTGGCAGACCAACCCGCTGAACATCGCGATCCGCATCAAGACGAACATGAATCGCGGCGGCTCGGTGCAGAACGTGTGGATCACCGGCGTCACGCTGCCGAACGGCGTGACGCTGGTCGGCAAGGGCTACGGTGCGAGCAACATGATCGCCGGCAGTCCGATCACCGCATCGGCGCCGGTGGGCGTTACGTCACCGGCAGGCTCGAACCCGGCCGCATCGCAAGGCGGGCTCATCACGTTCGATTGCGACTATTCGCCGGCAGGCGACGCCGTGCGGGAAAGTCCGCCGGTGGTTACCAACATCAACATCTCGAACGTGAAAGCGGGCAACGTGACGACGGGCGGCCTCACCGGCTCCTGCTTCCAGGCGATCGTCGCGCAAGGTCCGGTAGCCGCCGACTACAACGGCCCTGCGCCAACACCGACAGTCCCGCCGATCAGCAACGTGACGATCTCCGACTGCGATCTCGGCACGCCCGTGAACAACGGCACGGCCACATCGACGACGCCGGGTCCGATCTATCTGATGAACGTGAATGCGATCGTGCTGAAGAACGTGGCGATCGGCGGCACGACGTACAACACCTCGCTGACGGGTTAATCGTGGTGCGAGCCCGTACGTCAGAAAAACAGTAC
Encoded here:
- a CDS encoding LamG-like jellyroll fold domain-containing protein is translated as MTHARKSTQSLELNDASTTTLSRRTFLYSLGALALSACGGGESPVASAAGSRSAASAAVIAANDALARVVTGEADVSTSAAFVHPGLLHLQSDFDRMAAKVGAQTSPWYEGWQALTGNGHSNANQTLLAQSVITRTATGGSYPHLMQNIAAAYANAVYWKVTGNTTHADTAVKIMNNWSSTLTQVTGDTNADLAAGIYGYEFAIVGEIMRTYPGLSAANLAAFQSMMKNVFYPTNLDFLNRHNGTDITHYWANWDLCNIASMMAIGVLCDDHSLFDQAVNYFLYGTGNGAIRQAVYYLHPGYLGQWQETGRDQGHTTLGIALAGAICEMAWNQGVDLYGYDNNRFLAGAEYVAKSNLYEPDGTTIYTVPYLTYSNRDVTQTQLSTASQPTLRPCWALVYNHYVNRKGLAAPWTEKMALNVAPEGGPTGNTSGPFDQLGYGTLTFTRDPATPATAPSGLTAWPEAGQVALSWWGVASGTSYNVKRAAKSGGPYTTIAQNITDLLTYTDSPSAGTWYYVVSAQTSSGESANSAEVVAVTAVQLHTWLTFDETTGTVAADSSGNTHTGALIGGVTHVAGKSNNAISLDGSTGYVNLPDDLIVDVADFTIASWVNWNGGAAWQRIFDFGSGTGRYMYLSPKGGPNNRVRFAITTNGSYGEYRIDGTAALPTGQWTHIAVTLQGTTLTLYINGVAANSVANVPFAPWRVGPTAQNWIGRSQFSADPFFNGLVDDFRIYRGALSASQVEALAQGTSSV
- a CDS encoding glycoside hydrolase family 28 protein; this encodes MSNENRKKIGCRISYFRDNAPRSPARRSFMMFAGASAGTALLGTLPGCGGGNGISGTATSTASTTPPVVDPIWGTGGAATQIISSLSAITQSMFPSVDFQVTSFGAQPITSQVVQATAWSPAIPWLGQSASPESPGAELMVSSSLTGTSFDSYTAFNDAIAAANSAGGGRVVVPAGNWYCGGPIVLLSNVNFHLSAGCTIYFSPNPADYAKGGSHTTANGNLYWTRWQANDCLNFGSPVYAFQQNNIAVTGEGPSSILNGQAMTPVQANGTTPTSCWWTYKGTTGAYGCAGSSTPSQAYVNPNNTALTSLSASVTTNPNAAALLPLLDTGTSWAQDQNYLPALSELGVPVTDRIFGNGHFLRPCMVEFIGCTNVLMEDYHTQNTPFWQHHPTDCKNVVIRGVFADSIGPNNDGFDPDACNNVLADTVTFNTGDDCIAIKSGKALDIEYGPAQNHVIQNCTMNSGHGGLTLGSEMSAGVQNIYARDLNMLNENWQTNPLNIAIRIKTNMNRGGSVQNVWITGVTLPNGVTLVGKGYGASNMIAGSPITASAPVGVTSPAGSNPAASQGGLITFDCDYSPAGDAVRESPPVVTNINISNVKAGNVTTGGLTGSCFQAIVAQGPVAADYNGPAPTPTVPPISNVTISDCDLGTPVNNGTATSTTPGPIYLMNVNAIVLKNVAIGGTTYNTSLTG